DNA from Leucoraja erinacea ecotype New England unplaced genomic scaffold, Leri_hhj_1 Leri_603S, whole genome shotgun sequence:
gcccggaaacaggccatttcggccctacaagtccgtgccgaacagcttttttccccttaggcccacctgtctgcactcataccataaccctccattcccttctcatccatatgcctatccaatttatttttaaatgataccaacgaacctgcctccgtcacttccactggaagctcattccacaccgctaccactctctgagtaaagaagtcccccctcatgttacccctaaacttctgtcccttaattctgaagtcatgtcctcttgtttgaatcttccctattctcaaagggaaaagcttgtccacatcaactctgtctatccctctcgtcattttaaagacctctatcaagtccccgcttaaccttctgtgctccagagaataaagacctaacttattcaacctatctctgtaacttagttgttgaaacgcaggcaacattctagtaaatctcctctgtgctctctctattttgttgacatccttcctataattgggcgaccaaaattgtacaccataattAGATGTAAAGACTTCTGTAAATCCTGATTAAAACTGAATCGCCCGGCTTTGATCTTCAGGTTTAAGATGGCCTTGGGTGTTCCTGCTGGCGAGACTTCAATTAGAGATATTTTAAAGCTTGTTTGGTGATTGTCATTTGTTTTCTTCCTCGTCTATTTTCTGTACTTTAAGCAGTGCGGGCGCTAACTGGtcgtgagagggaaaagatggcCAACACAACCGGGCCAAACGGATCTGTCGGCAACTTCACGGACAGTGATGCAGGGAGCCTCTACGAAACGGTTGAGGTGGTCTTCATCGTGATCGTGGCTGGCTCGCTGAGCCTGGTGACCATCATCGGAAACATTCTGGTGATGGTCTCCATCAAGGTGAACCGACACCTGCAAACCATCAACAACTATTTTATTTTCAGCCTGGCCTGCGCTGATTTGATCATTGGGATCTTCTCCATGAATCTCTACACCATTTACATTGTCATGGGTTCCTGGCCCATGGGACCGGTGGTGTGCGACTTGTGGCTGGCACTAGATTACGTTGTCAGTAATGCCTCGGTCATGCACCTTCTCGTCATCAGCTTTGACCGCTACTTCTGCGTGACCAAACCTCTCAGCTACCCGGTGAAGAGGACCAACAAGATGGCTGGCATGATGATCGCGGCGGCCTGGGTGCTCTCCTTCATCCTCTGGGCACCGGCCATTCTCTTCTGGCAGTTCATCGTGGGTGAGCGCAACGTCCCTCAGGGCGAGTGCCACGTCCAGTTCTTGTCCAACCCCGTGGTGACTTTCGGCACGGCCATCGCCGCCTTCTACCTGCCCGTCATCATCATGGCCATCCTGTACGTACACATCTCCCGAGCCAGTAAAAGCCGGAtacagaaggatgagagagagccGGAGGTGAACAAAGGCGCCGCCGCCTCCCCCAGCCTGGCCCGTGGCAAGCTCACCAaacccaacaacaacaacaacgccCCCAGCCCCCTCGGCGGGTTGCCGCAGGTCAAAGTACAAAACGGGAAGGCCGTCGGGGAAACGGTGATGGAGAACTGTGgtcaggggggagagaaggagatatCCAATGACTCCACCTCGGTCAGCGTCGCCCCTTCCACCCAGAAGGAGGAGGCGGCGGTGGACGAGGGCACCAGGGTCACGTCCGTGCCTCCACCCGCTTCCTCCGGCCGCTTCAGGGTGGACGGCTCCAAGTTCTCCTGCATCAAGACTGAGAGTAGCGAGCACTGCACCGAGTCGGCGGTGGAGACAGCGGCGGCCAACAGCGACTGGAGCAACGGCAGGGAGAGGGAACTGGCGGCGGCCCGCAAGATCGTCACGGTGACCAAGACGCCggccaagaagaagaagaaaggcgCGGTGTCGCGGGAGAGGAAGGTGACCAAGACCATCCTGGCCATTCTGCTGGCCTTCATCATCACCTGGACCCCGTACAATGTCATGGTCCTCATCAACACCTTCTGCTCCATCTGCGTCCCCAACACGGTGTGGACCATCGGCTACTGGCTCTGCTACATCAACAGCACCATCAACCCCGCCTGCTatgctctctgtaatgccaccTTCAAGAAAACCTTCAAACACCTCCTCTTGTGTCAGTACAAAAACATTGGCGCCACAAGATAGAGAAATACAATCAAAGCAATGAACATGTTATACCCATCGAAGCTGACTTTCCTAATGTCTCTCTGTAAATGTATGTAGTGCAACATGCCAGAGTATATTTCATGTAGACATTATACATAATACGATGAAAGCACATTTGAACTATGTCCGATGAATGTTTAACGTCTGTTGTAAATGAAGAGTGTGTTGGTTAttagagacacgaggaactgtaggtgctggaatcttcagcaaaacacaaggtgctggaggaactcagcgtttaagaacgaactgcagatgctggaaaatcgaaggtagacaaaaatgttggaggaactcagcgggccaggcagcatctgtggagagaatggacagatgatgttttcttTGCGATTGTTTGTAATGGGGgctggaagagagaggtggggggcaggacaaagcctggcaagttatagctggatacaggtgaggactGGTTTGGCTGGCAGATGCGGGAGGTGACAAAGGCGGGAGGTGAAATGGGTGTCACATACGGAGAGgaggggtgaaatgtaaagccggagagAGTGATGTGAGtgcaaagggaggggggaggggggaggagagaagaggggtggAGTAGAGACAGAAATGagcaggggtggggtggggaggtacATGGAAGAGAGCGGGAGTGGGGCAGTATTACATTAGTCTTTGGACTTTGgaagtacagcgcggaaacaggcccttcggcccacagagtccgcgccgaccagtgatcaccccgtttactagcaccatcctacacacgctatggacaatttacaatttacaattttaccgaagcccattaacctacaatttttggagtatggggggaaactggagcactcagagaaaacccacgcgctcacacggagaaggtacaaactccgtacagacagcacccgtaggcacgAATGACCCCGGGTCCCCGCCGCGCAATAGGACCTTTGCTCCTCGGTACGCTCCGTGCCTCGCTCGCCCGCCCGTGACCTGCTGTCCCGctgcactccccctctctctctcccccctcccctctctctccccctcttaccaccctctctctctcccctctcatctcctccccctctccctgtccctcatgtctctctctctctccccccctctctctcccctatctctctctctcccctatctctctctctccctccccccctctctctttctct
Protein-coding regions in this window:
- the LOC129694283 gene encoding muscarinic acetylcholine receptor M2-like — translated: MANTTGPNGSVGNFTDSDAGSLYETVEVVFIVIVAGSLSLVTIIGNILVMVSIKVNRHLQTINNYFIFSLACADLIIGIFSMNLYTIYIVMGSWPMGPVVCDLWLALDYVVSNASVMHLLVISFDRYFCVTKPLSYPVKRTNKMAGMMIAAAWVLSFILWAPAILFWQFIVGERNVPQGECHVQFLSNPVVTFGTAIAAFYLPVIIMAILYVHISRASKSRIQKDEREPEVNKGAAASPSLARGKLTKPNNNNNAPSPLGGLPQVKVQNGKAVGETVMENCGQGGEKEISNDSTSVSVAPSTQKEEAAVDEGTRVTSVPPPASSGRFRVDGSKFSCIKTESSEHCTESAVETAAANSDWSNGRERELAAARKIVTVTKTPAKKKKKGAVSRERKVTKTILAILLAFIITWTPYNVMVLINTFCSICVPNTVWTIGYWLCYINSTINPACYALCNATFKKTFKHLLLCQYKNIGATR